The proteins below are encoded in one region of Flammeovirga kamogawensis:
- a CDS encoding alpha/beta hydrolase has translation MKPFIKILSATMPSLVVKMAYNKIVQPTVFKLRPHEIEILDKAEKDFISFNSFNVQTYKWGNGPKKVLLVHGWEGQAGNFAEIIESLVDNNYTVYAFDAPSHGFSSKGKTTMFEFSALVKLFIKKHAIKNIISHSFGSVGTTHCLSNNNDLKVDKYVMITTPDRFEQRLNDVAQMVGLNNRVKNKLVNKLENEFNVKVNDQNVSDFVQKVNVEKAYILHDVNDKIIDIQQSIDVQKAWGSTCELEKIENTGHFRILRTDTVVEKVINFLEN, from the coding sequence ATGAAACCTTTCATAAAGATACTTTCAGCCACAATGCCAAGCCTTGTTGTAAAAATGGCTTACAACAAAATAGTGCAACCTACTGTATTTAAACTAAGACCTCACGAAATAGAAATATTAGATAAGGCCGAAAAAGACTTTATCTCATTTAATTCTTTTAATGTTCAAACCTATAAATGGGGCAACGGACCTAAGAAGGTTTTGTTAGTACACGGCTGGGAAGGACAAGCAGGGAATTTTGCTGAAATTATTGAAAGCCTTGTTGACAACAATTATACTGTTTACGCTTTTGATGCTCCATCACATGGATTTAGTAGTAAGGGAAAAACCACCATGTTTGAGTTTAGTGCTTTAGTAAAACTCTTTATTAAGAAACATGCTATTAAAAATATAATTAGCCATTCTTTTGGTAGTGTAGGTACCACACATTGCTTATCTAACAATAATGATCTTAAGGTTGATAAATATGTAATGATTACTACGCCAGATAGGTTTGAACAACGACTGAATGATGTTGCTCAAATGGTAGGGCTAAATAATAGAGTGAAAAATAAATTAGTAAATAAGTTAGAAAATGAGTTTAATGTAAAAGTAAACGATCAAAACGTATCTGATTTTGTACAGAAAGTAAACGTTGAGAAAGCTTATATTTTACACGATGTTAATGACAAAATTATTGATATACAGCAATCGATAGATGTTCAAAAAGCATGGGGGTCAACATGTGAACTTGAAAAAATTGAAAATACTGGGCATTTCAGAATTCTCAGAACCGATACTGTTGTTGAAAAAGTAATCAACTTCTTAGAAAATTAA
- a CDS encoding ABC1 kinase family protein, producing MENKVNYSSRYIEIVHVMVKYGFQTWIMNSTLNHLIPNKVLEKHSDINKLPIEVRLRLAIEELGPTFIKLGQLLSNRADLIPIEYVHELQKLQDNVSEDNTLNIEEYIEKELGQSANEVFEYIDPNPIGIASIGQSYAVKRKGKNLVLKVRKVNADVIMNEDLRIMRSILRVIVKSSKSLSRMDTMRLFDEFEISIKNELNYAIERRNQAQFVKYFKDSKSTCAPNVVNDLSTQSLFCMDFAEGVKLKDFLKSATEKQKETVSKRLVKSFVQQIIEFGFYHADPHPGNIFITEDLRICFIDFGAVGHLLPEDTTLITEFLEAFLSKDTDRVIRAIKRIAVSHEITVENQKNLQYQLHDIFQELDQGVDEVPWVEFSEKIMAIMFHYNIVLPNYFVNLAKALSLVLGTALDMNPKMNILEEIKPFMIKYQFDLFSLKNQRKMLLDLFNSLKDVKTIPTDIKDIIQLIKRGKIEVQIGLDDTKTILDTFRNGINKLTTGIIIGCLLIASSSMSVSENASFVNNFALGGYFIAGILGLVLTIDMFKDLFKKNK from the coding sequence ATGGAAAATAAGGTAAACTATTCAAGTAGATATATTGAGATCGTTCATGTAATGGTAAAATATGGGTTTCAGACATGGATTATGAATTCAACATTAAACCACCTTATTCCGAATAAAGTTCTTGAAAAACATTCTGACATAAATAAACTACCAATTGAAGTACGCTTAAGGTTAGCAATTGAAGAATTGGGTCCAACTTTTATAAAATTAGGACAGTTACTTAGTAATAGAGCCGATTTAATACCGATTGAGTATGTACATGAATTACAAAAACTACAAGACAATGTATCAGAAGATAATACACTTAACATTGAAGAGTACATAGAAAAAGAATTAGGTCAGTCAGCTAATGAGGTTTTTGAATATATAGATCCAAATCCAATCGGTATAGCTTCAATTGGGCAATCATATGCCGTAAAAAGAAAGGGTAAAAACCTTGTGCTAAAAGTTAGGAAGGTAAATGCTGATGTTATTATGAATGAGGATTTACGTATTATGCGTAGTATTCTAAGAGTAATAGTAAAATCAAGTAAGTCTTTATCTAGAATGGATACTATGCGTCTTTTTGATGAATTTGAAATTAGTATCAAGAATGAATTAAATTACGCTATTGAAAGACGAAATCAGGCACAATTTGTAAAATATTTTAAAGATTCTAAGAGTACCTGTGCACCCAATGTAGTTAATGATTTATCTACACAATCTCTATTTTGTATGGACTTTGCCGAAGGAGTGAAATTGAAAGATTTTTTAAAATCGGCTACTGAAAAACAAAAAGAAACAGTTAGTAAAAGACTTGTTAAATCTTTTGTTCAACAAATTATTGAATTTGGATTTTACCATGCAGACCCTCATCCCGGAAACATATTTATTACAGAAGATTTAAGAATTTGTTTTATAGATTTTGGTGCTGTTGGACACTTATTACCTGAAGACACAACGCTAATTACCGAATTTCTCGAAGCGTTTCTTTCAAAAGATACGGATAGGGTAATTCGAGCTATTAAAAGAATTGCAGTTTCTCATGAAATTACCGTAGAAAACCAAAAGAATTTACAATACCAACTTCATGATATCTTTCAAGAATTAGATCAAGGCGTTGATGAGGTACCTTGGGTAGAGTTTAGTGAAAAAATTATGGCAATTATGTTTCACTATAATATTGTATTACCAAACTATTTTGTAAATCTTGCAAAAGCATTGTCATTAGTATTAGGTACTGCTTTAGACATGAACCCAAAAATGAATATTTTAGAGGAAATAAAACCTTTCATGATTAAATATCAGTTTGATTTGTTTTCTCTAAAAAATCAGAGAAAGATGTTACTCGACTTGTTTAATAGTTTGAAAGATGTTAAAACTATTCCAACTGATATTAAGGATATTATCCAATTAATAAAACGAGGTAAAATAGAAGTACAAATTGGGTTAGACGATACAAAGACAATATTAGATACCTTCAGAAACGGGATTAATAAATTGACAACAGGTATTATAATTGGTTGCCTTTTAATTGCATCTTCTTCTATGTCTGTTTCAGAAAATGCTTCTTTTGTAAATAATTTTGCCCTTGGAGGTTACTTTATTGCAGGTATACTTGGGTTAGTTTTAACGATAGATATGTTTAAAGATCTGTTCAAGAAGAATAAATAA
- a CDS encoding T9SS type A sorting domain-containing protein gives MIDSRSKDLYLASFTDVAKILFFPLTVLKGNIGILTLILLLSIKFDINAQIELNSITPDSFNFNYLYASNVPEIQKFKRYKNSNKNQDIIISKGKHFTTKSTYTAIYGNVTIFLGGKLTVEKGHTLVIYGNVTVKGEAHLFNYNNLVIKGNLQLGTTKKPQNVYFKNFKESNLYVKGDFIGPHPHKSVLNGHIAIDGNVDFHFHIHDHNGNDMSNSKSFYYKTNNKLKADGGDHDTIILKLKGSTNSFIKFGTIIIPDPNTKTKKGKKGKGKGKGKGKKGKKDKGNQQKFTSKEMKITTEELLKLKPYLSNIFFADLPVELTSFNVTIENGKVFSVWETAQEINNSHFKVERSVDGKNYETIAEFVEGAGNSNVSNTYEVEDEKPQQGKVYYRLTQVDFDGKTESWIEVLNNGEREQGEVVSIYPNPAQYTLNVALNLMDDEEATFEFINTSTGHLVNNTPNLDLSRSKAVFDVSTFTPGTYVLIVKLNGKISHRDQVVILGNKSRGNEKEKEDKK, from the coding sequence ATGATTGATTCTAGGAGTAAAGATTTATACTTAGCTTCATTTACTGATGTAGCCAAAATCTTATTTTTTCCTTTAACAGTATTAAAAGGGAATATTGGTATTCTGACTTTAATTTTATTATTGAGTATTAAATTTGATATTAATGCTCAAATAGAATTGAATAGCATTACACCTGATTCATTTAATTTTAATTATCTATATGCCTCAAATGTTCCTGAAATTCAAAAATTTAAAAGGTATAAAAATTCAAATAAAAATCAGGATATAATAATATCTAAAGGAAAGCATTTTACAACTAAATCAACGTACACAGCAATTTATGGTAATGTAACAATTTTTCTTGGAGGTAAATTAACAGTTGAAAAGGGACATACCTTAGTTATATATGGGAATGTGACAGTTAAAGGTGAAGCTCATTTATTTAATTATAATAATTTAGTTATAAAAGGAAATTTACAATTAGGTACCACAAAAAAACCACAAAATGTTTATTTTAAAAATTTCAAAGAATCAAACTTATATGTAAAGGGGGATTTTATTGGACCTCATCCTCATAAATCAGTACTTAATGGTCATATTGCAATTGATGGTAATGTAGATTTCCATTTCCATATTCATGATCACAATGGAAATGATATGTCAAATTCAAAATCTTTTTATTATAAGACAAATAATAAGTTAAAAGCTGATGGAGGAGATCATGATACAATAATATTAAAATTGAAAGGGTCTACAAATAGTTTTATTAAATTTGGAACCATAATAATACCCGATCCTAATACGAAAACAAAAAAAGGTAAAAAAGGTAAAGGTAAAGGTAAAGGTAAAGGTAAAAAAGGTAAAAAAGATAAAGGTAATCAACAGAAATTTACCTCAAAAGAAATGAAAATTACAACTGAAGAATTATTAAAATTAAAACCTTACTTATCAAATATTTTTTTCGCAGATCTCCCAGTAGAACTCACCTCGTTTAATGTAACCATAGAAAATGGTAAAGTGTTTAGTGTGTGGGAAACTGCCCAAGAAATTAATAATAGTCATTTTAAAGTGGAGCGATCTGTAGATGGTAAAAACTATGAAACTATAGCAGAATTTGTAGAAGGAGCAGGGAACTCAAATGTGTCGAATACATATGAAGTAGAGGATGAAAAACCTCAACAAGGAAAAGTATATTATAGATTAACTCAGGTTGATTTTGATGGTAAAACAGAATCTTGGATAGAAGTATTGAATAATGGTGAACGTGAACAAGGTGAGGTAGTAAGTATTTATCCTAATCCAGCTCAATACACTTTAAATGTTGCTCTAAACCTTATGGATGATGAGGAAGCTACTTTTGAGTTTATCAATACTTCAACTGGTCATTTGGTAAATAACACCCCAAATTTAGACTTATCAAGATCTAAAGCTGTTTTTGATGTATCTACTTTTACTCCAGGTACTTATGTGCTAATTGTTAAACTAAATGGTAAGATTAGCCATAGAGACCAAGTGGTAATTCTTGGTAATAAATCGAGAGGAAACGAGAAAGAAAAAGAAGATAAAAAATAA